A region of Streptomyces sp. WMMC500 DNA encodes the following proteins:
- a CDS encoding FmdB family zinc ribbon protein: MPTYQYQCTECGEGLEAVQKFTDDALTVCPACQGRLRKVFSAVGVVFKGSGFYRTDSRSGSASGGSGSGGSGSGSSEKKGSESSTSSSSSSSSSSSGSSDSSSSSSSSSSSGSSSSSKSPSGTSAA; the protein is encoded by the coding sequence GTGCCGACCTACCAGTACCAGTGCACCGAGTGCGGCGAGGGCCTCGAAGCGGTGCAGAAGTTCACCGACGACGCGCTGACGGTGTGCCCCGCCTGCCAGGGGCGGCTGCGCAAGGTGTTCTCCGCGGTCGGCGTGGTCTTCAAGGGCTCCGGTTTCTACCGGACGGACAGCCGCAGCGGCTCGGCTTCGGGCGGGTCGGGTTCCGGCGGGTCCGGGTCGGGGTCGAGTGAGAAGAAGGGGTCCGAGTCGTCGACTTCGTCGTCCTCGTCTTCTTCCTCCTCCTCTTCGGGCTCCTCGGATTCTTCGTCTTCCTCCTCCTCGTCGTCTTCGTCGGGTTCCTCGTCGTCGTCCAAGTCGCCCAGCGGTACGTCGGCGGCCTGA
- a CDS encoding penicillin acylase family protein — MPLNENGRTAGKRRRLIYVAIGLATVLVLGVGAAAFWTVSTVRDSFPQTTGSLKLSGLASPVTVKRDARGVPTLYGDTAEDLFRAQGFVHAQDRFWEMDVRRHMTSGRLSEMFGAEQVETDEFLRTLGWRQVAQKEYDEELSAETKKYLRAYADGVNAYLADHSGSGLSVEYAALGFVNDYEPEKWSPVDSVAWLKAMAWDLRANVEDEIDRSLLSQRFDEGEIADLYPPYPYERNKPIVEGGSATADGYEPQSAGGAQSTYSAATAGLSSQMGSLAKTMDDIPALLGPSGSGIGSNSWVVSGDLTTTEKPLLANDPHLSAQLPSVWYQMGLQCTRVSDDCPYEVSGFSFSGMPGVVIGHNADISWGLTNLGADVADLYLEKVEDDGYLYDGESREFGTREELIKVADGEDKRITVRTTRNGPVVSDRSDEMAEVGKEAPVGNSAPDRGDGYAVSLRWTALEPSSTMDAVFGINRAADFDEFRDAARDFAVPSQNLVYADTDGNIGYQAPGRIPQRAGGDGSLPAPGWDPAYSWDGYVPFDSLPWELNPDRGYVVTANQAVVDENDYPYLLTTDPGYGTRSQRISDLIEEKIKDGGKISPDDMRTMQLDNHSEIAELLTPLLLDIEIDDPMVREAQDLLKDWDYSQDTDSSAAAYFNAVWRNILKLAFGDKMPKELRPDGECLQVPPANPAADPDGPATVRECGERDADAAQPDGGDRWFEVVRSILKDEDNRWWTTTDSRGESLDGNRDELFEHAMNDARWELTAELGKDIDTWSWGRLHRLMLRNQTLGTDGPGIVQWVLNRGPWNLSGGEAAVNATGWNAAGGYDVLWVPSMRMVVDLADLDASGWVNLSGASGHAFHPNYTDQTTAWAKGELYEWPFSDKAVEDAAEDTMTLSP; from the coding sequence ATGCCCCTCAACGAGAACGGCCGCACGGCAGGCAAGAGGCGCCGCCTCATCTACGTCGCGATCGGTCTCGCCACCGTGCTCGTGCTGGGCGTGGGCGCCGCCGCGTTCTGGACCGTCAGCACGGTGCGCGACTCCTTCCCGCAGACCACCGGTTCGCTCAAACTGAGCGGTCTGGCCTCGCCGGTCACGGTCAAGCGCGATGCCCGCGGGGTGCCGACACTGTACGGGGACACCGCCGAGGACCTCTTCAGGGCGCAGGGCTTCGTACACGCGCAGGACCGCTTCTGGGAGATGGACGTCCGCCGCCACATGACGTCGGGCCGGCTGTCGGAGATGTTCGGCGCGGAGCAGGTCGAGACCGACGAGTTCCTGCGCACGCTGGGCTGGCGGCAGGTGGCGCAGAAGGAGTACGACGAGGAGCTGTCGGCGGAGACCAAGAAGTACCTGCGGGCCTACGCCGACGGGGTCAACGCCTACCTCGCGGACCACAGCGGCTCCGGTCTGTCCGTGGAGTACGCCGCCCTGGGGTTCGTCAACGACTACGAGCCGGAGAAGTGGAGCCCCGTCGACTCCGTCGCCTGGCTGAAGGCGATGGCGTGGGACCTGCGGGCCAACGTCGAGGACGAGATCGACCGCTCGCTGCTCTCCCAGCGCTTCGACGAGGGCGAGATCGCCGACCTGTACCCGCCCTACCCGTACGAGCGCAACAAGCCGATCGTGGAAGGCGGCTCCGCGACCGCCGACGGCTACGAACCGCAGAGTGCGGGAGGGGCGCAGAGCACGTACAGTGCCGCCACCGCGGGCCTCAGCAGCCAGATGGGCTCGCTGGCGAAGACCATGGACGACATCCCCGCCCTCCTCGGTCCCAGCGGCAGCGGCATCGGCTCCAACTCCTGGGTGGTCTCCGGCGACCTGACCACCACCGAGAAGCCGCTCCTCGCCAACGACCCGCACCTGTCCGCGCAGCTCCCCTCGGTCTGGTACCAGATGGGTCTGCAGTGCACGAGAGTCAGCGACGACTGCCCCTACGAGGTCAGCGGCTTCTCCTTCTCCGGCATGCCCGGCGTGGTCATAGGTCACAACGCCGACATCTCCTGGGGCCTGACCAACCTGGGCGCCGACGTCGCCGACCTGTATCTGGAGAAGGTCGAGGACGACGGCTATCTCTACGACGGCGAGTCGCGCGAGTTCGGCACCCGGGAGGAGCTGATCAAGGTCGCGGACGGCGAGGACAAGCGCATCACCGTACGCACCACGCGCAACGGGCCCGTGGTCTCCGACCGCAGCGACGAGATGGCCGAGGTCGGCAAAGAAGCCCCCGTGGGCAACTCCGCGCCCGACCGGGGCGACGGGTACGCCGTCTCGCTGCGCTGGACCGCCCTGGAGCCGTCCAGCACCATGGACGCCGTCTTCGGCATCAACAGAGCCGCGGACTTCGATGAGTTCCGCGACGCGGCCCGCGACTTCGCCGTGCCCTCGCAGAACCTCGTCTACGCCGACACCGACGGCAACATCGGCTACCAGGCGCCCGGCAGGATCCCGCAGCGCGCCGGCGGCGACGGCAGCCTGCCCGCCCCCGGCTGGGACCCGGCGTACTCCTGGGACGGCTACGTCCCCTTCGACTCACTGCCCTGGGAGCTCAACCCCGACCGCGGCTACGTCGTCACCGCCAACCAGGCCGTCGTCGACGAGAACGACTACCCGTATCTGCTGACCACCGACCCCGGCTACGGCACCCGCAGCCAGCGCATCTCCGACCTCATCGAGGAGAAGATCAAGGACGGCGGGAAGATCTCCCCTGACGACATGCGCACCATGCAGCTCGACAACCACAGCGAGATCGCCGAACTCCTCACGCCGCTGCTGCTGGACATCGAGATCGATGACCCGATGGTGCGCGAGGCCCAGGACCTGCTGAAGGACTGGGACTACAGCCAGGACACCGACTCCTCCGCCGCCGCGTACTTCAACGCCGTCTGGCGCAACATCCTCAAGCTCGCCTTCGGCGACAAGATGCCCAAGGAGCTGCGCCCGGACGGCGAGTGCCTCCAGGTGCCGCCCGCCAACCCGGCGGCCGACCCCGACGGGCCCGCCACCGTGCGCGAGTGCGGCGAGCGCGACGCGGACGCCGCCCAGCCGGACGGCGGTGACCGGTGGTTCGAGGTCGTACGGAGCATCCTCAAGGACGAGGACAACCGCTGGTGGACGACCACCGACAGCCGCGGGGAGTCCCTCGACGGGAACCGCGACGAGCTGTTCGAGCACGCCATGAACGACGCCCGCTGGGAGCTGACCGCCGAGCTGGGCAAGGACATCGACACCTGGTCCTGGGGCCGGCTACACCGGCTGATGCTGCGCAACCAGACGCTGGGCACCGACGGTCCGGGCATCGTGCAGTGGGTGCTCAACCGCGGCCCGTGGAACCTCAGCGGCGGCGAGGCCGCCGTCAACGCCACCGGCTGGAACGCGGCCGGCGGATACGACGTGCTGTGGGTGCCGTCCATGCGGATGGTGGTGGACCTGGCGGACCTCGACGCCTCGGGCTGGGTCAACCTCTCCGGCGCCTCGGGGCACGCCTTCCACCCGAACTACACGGACCAGACCACGGCGTGGGCGAAGGGCGAGCTGTACGAGTGGCCGTTCTCCGACAAGGCGGTGGAGGACGCCGCGGAGGACACGATGACGCTGTCGCCGTGA
- a CDS encoding MFS transporter, producing the protein MDPASGPSGTPPGRAGARPGYLQLLRTPGARSFVLPGFAARQPFAMLTMSIVLLVEHTSGSYSLAGTVAAAAGLSMALCAPVSGKLTDRYGQPAVLLPSVLLHAAAVALLSVLALAGAPGWALVAAAVPTGASIPQIGPMVRARWSHLFAAGPDPRTPLQHTATAFESVTDEFTFVVGPVLAAALCTGVHPSAGLVAEGVLTLAGGLLFAAQRRTAPPVVRTGRGDLPRGRRASALRAPALPVLVAAFFGVGAVFGGMQVSLTAFSEAIGRPGLSGVLYGVFAAGNMLAGVAIGVIHWRGPAQRRLLVAYPLLVATTSGLWAVAGLESAAALGGLGLAVGVCIAPALITGFTLADALVPRQARTEAFTWLSGAVALGQAAATTAAGRLADGAGAHAGFLVPLAATALACATLLLLRARLRAAESHGTITVRGGGRPVPASVD; encoded by the coding sequence ATGGATCCGGCTTCCGGCCCGTCGGGTACGCCCCCTGGCCGCGCCGGTGCGCGGCCCGGCTACCTTCAGTTGTTGCGTACGCCCGGGGCGCGGAGCTTCGTCCTCCCCGGCTTCGCCGCGCGGCAGCCGTTCGCGATGCTGACCATGAGCATCGTGCTGCTGGTGGAGCACACGTCCGGCTCGTACAGCCTGGCCGGCACGGTGGCGGCCGCGGCGGGTCTGTCCATGGCGCTGTGCGCGCCCGTCAGCGGCAAGCTCACGGACCGCTACGGGCAGCCGGCGGTCCTGCTGCCGAGCGTGCTGCTGCACGCCGCCGCGGTGGCCCTGCTGAGCGTGCTCGCGCTGGCGGGCGCGCCGGGGTGGGCGCTGGTGGCCGCGGCGGTCCCGACGGGCGCCTCCATACCCCAGATCGGGCCGATGGTGCGGGCCCGCTGGTCGCATCTCTTCGCCGCCGGGCCGGATCCGCGCACCCCGTTGCAGCACACGGCGACGGCGTTCGAGTCGGTGACGGACGAGTTCACGTTCGTCGTCGGGCCGGTGCTCGCCGCGGCGCTGTGCACGGGGGTGCACCCGTCGGCGGGCCTGGTGGCCGAGGGGGTGCTGACGCTGGCCGGCGGGCTGCTGTTCGCCGCTCAGCGGCGGACCGCGCCGCCGGTGGTGCGCACCGGCCGCGGGGACCTGCCCCGCGGACGGCGGGCTTCCGCGCTGCGGGCACCGGCGCTGCCGGTGCTGGTCGCGGCGTTCTTCGGCGTCGGGGCGGTCTTCGGTGGCATGCAGGTGTCGCTGACCGCGTTCAGCGAGGCGATCGGCCGCCCCGGTCTGAGCGGGGTCCTGTACGGGGTCTTCGCCGCCGGCAACATGCTCGCCGGCGTGGCCATCGGCGTGATCCACTGGCGCGGCCCGGCGCAGCGGCGCCTGCTCGTCGCGTACCCGCTGCTGGTCGCCACCACCTCAGGGCTCTGGGCGGTCGCGGGGCTGGAGTCCGCGGCGGCGCTCGGCGGCCTCGGCCTCGCGGTCGGCGTGTGCATCGCGCCCGCGCTGATCACGGGCTTCACCCTGGCGGACGCGCTGGTGCCCCGACAGGCGCGTACGGAAGCGTTCACGTGGCTGTCGGGCGCCGTCGCGCTGGGGCAGGCCGCGGCGACGACGGCGGCGGGCCGGCTGGCCGACGGCGCGGGCGCCCACGCCGGGTTCCTCGTACCGCTGGCCGCGACCGCGCTCGCGTGCGCCACCCTGCTGCTGCTCCGGGCGCGCCTGCGGGCCGCGGAGAGCCACGGGACGATCACGGTCCGTGGCGGTGGGCGCCCGGTTCCCGCGTCGGTGGACTGA
- a CDS encoding potassium/proton antiporter — MSVEELNKLALVAALVLLVAVAAVRLASRSGLPSLLLYMGIGVLVGEDGLFGYGFDDAELTQVLGYAALALILAEGGLGTKWSDIRPALPAAAVLSTAGVAVSVGVTATGAHYLVGLEWKQALIMGAVVSSTDAAAVFSVLRKVPLPRRVNGVMEAESGFNDAPVVILVVAFSTTGHIESWYVLLGEILLELAIGAALGLAIGWLGSFALRHVALPASGLYPIAVMALAIVAYAVGSLAHGSGFLAVYLAAMVLGNAKLPHWSATRGFADGVGWLAQIGMFVLLGLLVTPHELGDDIMPAVVIGLVLTMVARPASVIVSLLPFRIPWREQALMSWAGLRGAVPIVLATIPMVNDVPDSGRVFNIVFVLVIVYTMVQGPTLPMVARWLRLGDGDAAYDLGIESAPLERVRGHLLSLSVPERSRMHGVEVGELRLPPGAAVTLVVRDGASFVPAPTDILRRGDELLVVATDEVRDAAEQRLRDVGRGGKLARWLATNERGAR, encoded by the coding sequence CTGTCAGTCGAGGAACTCAACAAGCTCGCGCTCGTCGCCGCCCTGGTTCTGCTGGTCGCGGTCGCGGCGGTCCGCCTCGCGTCCCGCAGCGGCCTGCCCAGCCTTCTGCTGTACATGGGCATCGGCGTCCTCGTCGGCGAGGACGGACTGTTCGGCTACGGCTTCGACGACGCGGAGCTCACCCAGGTCCTCGGCTACGCGGCCCTCGCGCTGATCCTCGCCGAGGGCGGCCTCGGCACGAAGTGGAGTGACATCAGACCCGCGCTGCCCGCGGCGGCCGTCCTGTCCACGGCCGGCGTCGCGGTCAGCGTCGGCGTCACGGCGACCGGGGCGCACTACCTCGTCGGTCTGGAGTGGAAGCAGGCGCTCATCATGGGCGCCGTCGTGTCCTCCACGGACGCCGCCGCGGTGTTCTCCGTGCTGCGCAAGGTGCCCCTGCCGCGCCGGGTCAACGGCGTGATGGAGGCCGAGTCGGGGTTCAACGACGCCCCCGTGGTCATCCTGGTCGTCGCCTTCTCCACCACGGGGCACATCGAGAGCTGGTACGTCCTCCTCGGCGAGATCCTGCTGGAGCTGGCCATCGGGGCGGCGCTGGGGCTGGCGATCGGGTGGCTGGGCTCCTTCGCGCTGCGGCACGTGGCCCTGCCGGCCTCCGGCCTCTACCCGATCGCGGTGATGGCCCTCGCCATCGTCGCGTACGCCGTGGGCTCCCTGGCGCACGGCAGCGGCTTCCTGGCGGTCTATCTGGCGGCGATGGTCCTGGGCAACGCGAAACTGCCGCACTGGTCGGCCACCCGCGGCTTCGCCGACGGGGTGGGCTGGCTGGCCCAGATCGGGATGTTCGTGCTGCTCGGGCTGCTGGTGACGCCGCACGAGCTGGGCGACGACATCATGCCGGCGGTGGTCATCGGGCTGGTGCTGACCATGGTGGCGCGGCCGGCGTCGGTGATCGTGAGCCTGCTGCCGTTCCGCATCCCGTGGCGGGAACAGGCGCTGATGTCGTGGGCCGGGCTGCGCGGCGCGGTGCCCATCGTGCTGGCGACGATCCCGATGGTGAACGACGTCCCCGACTCCGGCCGCGTGTTCAACATCGTCTTCGTGCTCGTCATCGTCTACACGATGGTGCAGGGGCCGACGCTGCCGATGGTGGCGCGCTGGCTGCGGCTCGGCGACGGCGACGCGGCGTACGACCTGGGCATCGAGTCGGCGCCGCTGGAGCGGGTGCGGGGGCACCTGCTGTCGCTGTCGGTGCCGGAGCGTTCCCGGATGCACGGGGTGGAGGTCGGCGAGCTGCGGCTGCCGCCGGGGGCGGCGGTGACGCTCGTGGTGCGGGACGGGGCGAGCTTCGTGCCGGCGCCGACGGACATCCTGCGGCGGGGGGACGAGTTGCTGGTGGTGGCGACGGACGAGGTGCGCGACGCGGCGGAGCAGCGGCTGCGGGACGTGGGGCGGGGCGGCAAGCTGGCGCGCTGGCTGGCGACGAACGAGCGAGGGGCGCGGTAG